The proteins below are encoded in one region of Bacillus vallismortis:
- a CDS encoding PTS fructose transporter subunit IIABC translates to MKITELLTKHTIKLNIESKEKENVIDELVTVLDKAGKLNDRQAYKEAILNRESQSSTGIGEGIAIPHAKTASVINPAIAFGRSKDGVDYESLDGQPAHLVFMIAATEGANNTHLEALSRLSTLLMREEIRKQLLEAESEDAIIDIINQHDKDDDEEEEEEEAAPAPAGKGKILAVTACPTGIAHTFMAADALKEKAKELGVDIKVETNGSSGIKHKLTAQEIEDAPAIIVAADKQVEMERFKGKRVLQVPVTAGIRRPQELIEKAMNQDAPVYQGSGGGSSASNDDDEARGKSGGSIGSTFYKHLMSGVSNMLPFVVGGGILVAISFFWGINSSNPDDPTYNTFAAALKFIGGDNALGLIVAVLAGFIAMSIADRPGFAPGMVGGFMATQANAGFLGGLIAGFLAGYIVVLLKKAFVFIPQSLDGLKPVLIYPLFGIFLTGIIMRFVVNTPVAAFMNFLTNWLESLGTGNLVLMGIILGGMMAIDMGGPLNKAAFTFGIAMIDAGNYAPHAAIMAGGMVPPLGIALATTIFRNKFTQRDREAGITCYFMGAAFVTEGAIPFAAADPLRVIPAAVAGAAVAGGLTEFFRVTLPAPHGGVFVAFITNHPLLYLLSIVIGAVVMAIILGILKKPVTEK, encoded by the coding sequence GTGAAAATAACTGAGCTTTTAACGAAGCATACAATAAAGCTTAATATTGAGAGCAAAGAAAAAGAAAATGTGATTGACGAATTGGTCACTGTTCTTGATAAGGCCGGAAAATTAAATGACCGCCAAGCCTACAAGGAAGCCATTTTAAATCGCGAGAGCCAAAGCTCAACGGGGATCGGTGAAGGAATCGCTATCCCGCATGCGAAAACAGCAAGCGTTATCAACCCGGCGATCGCGTTCGGACGTTCAAAAGACGGTGTCGATTATGAATCATTAGACGGCCAGCCGGCTCACTTGGTGTTCATGATTGCGGCGACTGAAGGCGCAAACAACACTCACCTTGAAGCATTGTCAAGACTTTCTACGCTGTTAATGCGTGAAGAAATTCGCAAGCAGCTCCTTGAAGCTGAGTCAGAAGATGCTATTATCGACATTATTAATCAGCACGATAAAGATGATGACGAAGAGGAAGAAGAAGAAGAAGCGGCACCAGCACCTGCCGGAAAAGGGAAAATCCTAGCGGTGACTGCATGCCCGACAGGCATTGCACACACATTTATGGCTGCGGACGCCCTGAAAGAAAAAGCGAAAGAGCTTGGCGTGGACATTAAGGTCGAAACAAATGGTTCAAGCGGTATTAAGCACAAGCTGACTGCCCAAGAAATTGAAGATGCGCCTGCTATCATTGTCGCAGCGGACAAGCAGGTTGAAATGGAACGCTTTAAAGGCAAGCGCGTGCTTCAAGTACCTGTTACAGCAGGTATCAGACGCCCGCAAGAGCTTATCGAAAAAGCGATGAATCAAGACGCGCCGGTTTACCAAGGCAGCGGCGGCGGTTCTTCAGCTTCAAACGATGATGATGAAGCGAGAGGCAAGTCTGGCGGCAGCATCGGAAGCACGTTTTATAAGCATCTGATGAGCGGTGTCAGCAACATGCTTCCGTTCGTAGTCGGCGGCGGTATTCTCGTTGCGATTTCATTCTTCTGGGGAATTAATTCTTCCAATCCGGACGATCCTACTTACAACACGTTTGCTGCTGCTCTTAAGTTTATCGGCGGTGACAATGCACTAGGATTAATCGTTGCTGTTCTTGCCGGTTTCATTGCAATGAGTATAGCAGACCGTCCTGGTTTTGCGCCTGGTATGGTCGGCGGATTTATGGCAACTCAAGCAAATGCTGGATTCTTAGGCGGTTTAATTGCCGGATTCTTGGCTGGTTATATCGTTGTTCTATTGAAAAAAGCATTTGTCTTTATTCCGCAGTCACTTGATGGACTGAAACCTGTATTAATCTATCCGCTGTTTGGTATTTTCTTAACTGGTATTATCATGCGTTTCGTTGTGAATACACCGGTAGCGGCATTTATGAACTTCTTAACCAATTGGCTTGAAAGCCTGGGAACTGGCAACCTTGTATTAATGGGTATTATTTTGGGCGGTATGATGGCGATCGATATGGGCGGCCCGCTTAATAAAGCAGCCTTTACGTTCGGTATCGCGATGATCGATGCAGGCAACTACGCGCCTCACGCAGCGATCATGGCCGGGGGTATGGTTCCTCCGCTTGGTATCGCACTTGCAACAACAATTTTCCGAAACAAATTCACTCAGCGTGACCGTGAAGCTGGTATTACATGCTACTTCATGGGTGCTGCTTTCGTAACAGAGGGAGCGATCCCGTTTGCTGCGGCTGACCCGCTTCGCGTCATTCCAGCTGCTGTCGCTGGTGCAGCTGTTGCTGGCGGATTAACTGAATTCTTCCGTGTAACGCTTCCGGCACCTCACGGAGGAGTATTCGTAGCCTTCATTACAAACCATCCGCTGCTTTACCTATTAAGTATCGTGATCGGTGCTGTCGTGATGGCAATTATCCTCGGCATTCTTAAAAAACCTGTTACAGAGAAATAA
- a CDS encoding DeoR/GlpR family DNA-binding transcription regulator, whose amino-acid sequence MLTPERHQLIIDQIEKHDVVKIQELINLTNASESTIRRDLSTLEERGFLKRVHGGAAKLSDIRLEPDMLEKSSKNLHDKLKIAEKAVSLLEEGDCIYLDAGTTTLHMIDFMDKSKDIVVVTNGAMHIEALIRKEISFYLLGGYVKHRTGAVIGGASLVAMDQYRFDKSFLGTNGVHTEAGFTTPDPDEALLKQKAVKQAKHAYVLADPSKFGEISFSAFAGMGDATIITTDAEELTFDNYQEKTVVKVVKP is encoded by the coding sequence ATGCTAACTCCTGAACGGCATCAATTGATTATTGATCAAATAGAAAAGCATGATGTTGTCAAAATTCAAGAGCTCATAAATCTTACAAACGCTTCTGAATCAACAATCAGAAGAGATTTATCAACACTTGAAGAACGCGGTTTTTTAAAGCGTGTTCATGGGGGAGCAGCCAAGCTTTCCGATATCAGACTTGAACCCGATATGCTTGAAAAATCATCCAAAAACCTTCACGATAAATTGAAAATTGCTGAAAAAGCAGTTTCCCTTTTAGAAGAAGGAGATTGCATTTACCTTGATGCAGGCACGACGACTTTGCACATGATTGATTTTATGGATAAAAGCAAAGATATTGTTGTAGTCACAAACGGGGCGATGCATATCGAAGCACTAATAAGGAAAGAAATTTCTTTTTACTTGCTTGGAGGATACGTAAAGCACAGAACGGGCGCGGTTATTGGAGGCGCTTCACTGGTTGCCATGGATCAATACAGATTCGACAAGAGTTTTCTGGGGACAAACGGTGTCCATACAGAGGCTGGATTCACAACGCCGGACCCTGATGAGGCCCTTTTAAAACAGAAAGCTGTCAAACAGGCAAAACACGCTTACGTCTTAGCAGACCCTTCGAAATTCGGAGAAATTTCATTTTCGGCATTCGCTGGAATGGGCGACGCAACAATCATTACGACTGACGCTGAAGAGCTTACATTCGATAATTACCAAGAAAAAACTGTCGTAAAGGTAGTGAAACCATGA
- a CDS encoding protein YkpC (YkpC, a protein of only 43 or 44 amino acids, is found broadly in the genus Bacillus.), giving the protein MLRDLGRRVAIAAILSGIILGGMSISLANMPHSPAGGTVKLNHP; this is encoded by the coding sequence ATGCTAAGAGATTTAGGAAGAAGAGTAGCCATCGCAGCCATTTTAAGCGGAATTATTCTTGGTGGCATGAGCATTTCTTTAGCCAATATGCCCCATTCGCCTGCAGGCGGCACTGTAAAACTGAATCATCCGTAA
- a CDS encoding aminopeptidase, whose translation MDSFSQKLNTYAQLAVEVGVNVQKGQYVVVNASTDVRDFVRLIVKHAYEKGAKNVTVNWQDDEVAKLKYELAPFEAFEEYPEWEAKGKEELAQKGAAFISVVSSNPDLLKGADSKRIAAFQKAAGKALHTYRQYIQSDKVSWTVVGAASAGWAQKVFPGKSEEEAIQLLWEEIFKATRVNEDNPVQAWIKHDQNLHEKVDHLNKRHYAALHYQAEGTDLTIKLPKKHVWAGAGSVNESGHEFMANMPTEEVFTLPQKNGVDGVVSSTKPLSYGGNIIENFTLTFENGRIIDIKAEKGEDILKELVETDEGSHYLGEVALVPYDSPISQSNILFYNTLFDENASNHLAIGSAYAFNIEGGKQMSREELVKEGLNESIAHVDFMIGSKDMNIDGITNDGKREPIFRKGNWAF comes from the coding sequence ATGGATTCATTTTCCCAGAAATTAAATACATATGCGCAGCTGGCGGTAGAGGTCGGCGTAAACGTGCAAAAAGGCCAATATGTAGTGGTAAACGCTTCAACAGACGTACGGGATTTTGTCCGTCTCATTGTGAAACACGCATATGAAAAAGGCGCAAAAAATGTCACGGTGAATTGGCAGGATGACGAAGTCGCCAAATTAAAATATGAACTCGCGCCGTTTGAAGCATTCGAAGAATACCCTGAATGGGAAGCAAAAGGCAAAGAAGAGCTTGCTCAAAAAGGAGCTGCTTTCATCTCTGTTGTGTCATCAAACCCAGACTTATTAAAAGGTGCAGATTCCAAACGGATCGCTGCATTCCAAAAAGCTGCAGGCAAGGCACTACATACATACAGACAATATATTCAATCGGACAAAGTCAGCTGGACTGTCGTTGGTGCGGCATCAGCGGGCTGGGCCCAAAAAGTTTTTCCCGGCAAATCAGAAGAGGAAGCGATTCAGCTTCTGTGGGAAGAAATTTTTAAAGCAACGCGCGTAAACGAAGACAACCCGGTTCAAGCTTGGATCAAGCATGATCAAAATCTTCATGAAAAAGTTGACCATTTAAACAAGAGACATTACGCCGCTTTACACTATCAAGCAGAAGGAACTGATTTAACCATTAAGCTGCCGAAAAAGCATGTTTGGGCTGGTGCGGGCAGTGTAAATGAAAGCGGCCATGAGTTTATGGCCAATATGCCGACAGAAGAAGTATTCACGCTGCCGCAAAAAAACGGGGTCGATGGAGTCGTATCGAGCACAAAACCGTTAAGCTATGGCGGAAATATTATTGAAAACTTCACCCTCACGTTTGAAAATGGCCGTATAATCGACATAAAAGCCGAAAAAGGTGAAGACATTTTAAAAGAACTGGTGGAAACAGATGAAGGTTCTCACTATTTAGGTGAAGTGGCACTTGTACCTTACGATTCGCCTATATCACAATCAAATATTCTTTTCTATAACACATTGTTTGATGAGAATGCGTCAAATCATTTGGCGATCGGGAGTGCCTATGCCTTTAACATTGAAGGCGGAAAGCAGATGTCACGTGAGGAGCTTGTCAAAGAGGGCCTAAATGAAAGCATTGCACACGTAGACTTTATGATTGGTTCTAAAGATATGAATATTGATGGAATTACGAATGACGGAAAAAGAGAGCCTATCTTCAGAAAGGGAAATTGGGCTTTTTAA
- the skiZ gene encoding sporulation-delaying-protein transporter subunit SkiZ yields the protein MSLLENIRMALSSVLAHKMRSILTMLGIIIGVGSVIVVVAVGQGGEQMLKQSISGPGNTVELYYMPSDEELASNPNALAESTFTENDIKGLKEIEGIKQVVASTSESMKARYHEEETDVTVNGINDGYMNVNSLKIESGRTFTDHDFFAGKRAGVISEKMAEELFDKASPLGEVVWINGQPVEIIGVLKKETGLLSFGLSEMYVPFNMMKSSFGTSDFSNVSLQVESADDIKTAGKEATQLVNDNHGTEDSYQVMNMEEIAAGIGKVTAIMTTIIGSIAGISLLVGGIGVMNIMLVSVTERTREIGIRKSLGATRGQILTQFLIESVVLTLIGGLIGIGIGYGGASLVSAIAGWPSLISWQVVGGGVLFSMLIGVIFGMLPANKAAKLDPIEALRYE from the coding sequence ATGAGCCTGTTAGAGAACATTAGAATGGCTTTAAGCTCCGTCCTTGCCCATAAAATGCGTTCGATTCTAACGATGCTCGGCATTATCATTGGTGTAGGCTCTGTCATCGTCGTGGTTGCGGTAGGACAGGGCGGCGAGCAAATGTTGAAGCAGTCGATCAGCGGCCCGGGCAATACCGTGGAGCTGTACTATATGCCAAGCGATGAGGAGCTTGCAAGCAATCCGAACGCCTTAGCAGAATCTACTTTTACAGAAAATGATATCAAAGGATTAAAAGAGATAGAGGGCATCAAACAAGTTGTTGCCTCGACTTCTGAAAGTATGAAAGCACGTTATCATGAGGAAGAAACGGATGTTACCGTTAACGGGATAAACGATGGATACATGAATGTCAATTCTTTAAAAATCGAAAGCGGCAGAACCTTTACCGATCATGATTTTTTTGCGGGGAAAAGAGCCGGAGTAATCTCTGAAAAGATGGCTGAAGAGCTGTTTGATAAAGCATCCCCTCTTGGAGAAGTGGTCTGGATCAACGGACAGCCTGTTGAAATCATCGGCGTGCTGAAAAAAGAAACAGGCTTGCTTTCTTTCGGTTTGAGTGAAATGTATGTGCCATTTAATATGATGAAATCCTCTTTTGGCACAAGTGATTTCAGTAACGTATCCTTGCAAGTCGAATCAGCAGACGACATAAAAACAGCTGGAAAAGAAGCAACACAGCTGGTGAATGACAATCATGGCACAGAGGATTCATATCAAGTGATGAACATGGAAGAGATTGCGGCCGGGATCGGCAAAGTAACAGCGATTATGACGACGATTATCGGCTCAATTGCAGGCATCTCTCTTTTGGTCGGCGGGATCGGTGTCATGAATATTATGCTCGTATCAGTCACAGAACGGACGCGAGAAATCGGAATCAGAAAATCACTCGGTGCGACGAGAGGACAGATTTTGACTCAGTTTTTAATTGAATCAGTCGTACTGACACTGATCGGAGGACTGATTGGGATTGGAATCGGATATGGAGGGGCCTCGCTTGTTTCCGCCATTGCGGGCTGGCCGTCACTCATATCCTGGCAGGTTGTAGGCGGGGGCGTGCTGTTCAGTATGCTCATTGGAGTGATTTTCGGCATGCTTCCCGCAAATAAAGCCGCAAAGCTTGATCCGATTGAAGCACTGCGTTACGAGTAG
- a CDS encoding IS3 family transposase (programmed frameshift), whose protein sequence is MAKFKNEEKINAVLRYINGNESLLVIANHIGVHKRVLQYWVRKYQYHGEKAFLKSYTNYPVQYKLDVLDYMNEHGTSILETAAIFNLPSDSTLWNWQHVVQTQGADALKTKKKGRPSMKKKTRKQAPAIGSIEALQAENERLRMENEYFKKVECLSSKQGTITKQDKAQVVYDLRHKYPVKALLRLAGIPRSTYYYCVKHFDRPDRDADIKKMVQLIFKEHQGRYGYRRIRDELKNRGRKVNHKKVQRIMKALGLKCMIRKKKYRSYKGTIGKVAPNILARNFKAEKPNEKWVTDMTEFKLFGQKLYVSPVLDLFNGEIITYTIGLRPVYSLVSVMLDQAFKHLKDGDKPIMHSDQGWHYQMKHYRQALKERGITQSMSRKGNCYDNAVIENFFGILKSEFLYLKEFESIEHLKQELERYIDYYNQKRIKAKLKGMSPVQYRTHASNTA, encoded by the exons TTGGCTAAATTTAAAAACGAAGAAAAAATCAACGCGGTCTTACGCTATATAAACGGCAACGAGAGTTTGCTTGTGATCGCAAATCATATTGGAGTGCATAAAAGGGTACTCCAATATTGGGTGAGAAAATATCAATATCACGGTGAAAAAGCGTTCTTAAAGTCATATACAAATTATCCAGTCCAATATAAACTAGACGTACTTGACTATATGAATGAACATGGGACGTCTATCTTAGAAACAGCTGCGATATTTAATTTGCCTTCTGACTCAACGCTTTGGAACTGGCAGCACGTAGTACAAACACAAGGAGCAGACGCCCTCAAAACAAAGAAAAAGGGGCGTCCGTCCATGAAAAAGAAAACAAGAAAGCAAGCACCAGCTATAGGCTCAATAGAAGCATTACAGGCGGAAAACGAACGGTTGCGTATGGAGAATGAGTATT TTAAAAAAGTTGAATGCCTTAGTTCAAAACAAGGAACAATCACCAAACAAGACAAAGCGCAAGTAGTCTATGATTTAAGGCATAAGTATCCGGTGAAAGCACTTCTCAGGCTCGCAGGTATCCCACGCAGCACCTACTATTACTGCGTAAAGCATTTTGATCGCCCTGATCGAGATGCCGACATAAAAAAGATGGTTCAACTTATTTTTAAAGAACATCAAGGCCGGTATGGATACCGCCGTATTCGTGATGAACTAAAGAATCGGGGACGAAAGGTCAATCACAAGAAGGTGCAGCGCATCATGAAAGCCCTCGGACTAAAATGTATGATTCGAAAGAAGAAATATCGTTCATATAAAGGAACAATCGGCAAAGTGGCGCCTAACATTCTAGCGCGCAACTTTAAAGCTGAAAAGCCAAATGAAAAATGGGTCACGGACATGACGGAGTTCAAATTATTTGGGCAGAAGCTGTACGTATCGCCCGTATTAGATCTGTTTAATGGTGAGATCATTACCTATACGATTGGTTTAAGGCCTGTTTATTCTCTTGTTTCTGTGATGCTTGATCAGGCATTCAAGCATTTGAAAGATGGGGACAAGCCCATTATGCATTCCGACCAAGGCTGGCATTACCAAATGAAGCATTATAGGCAAGCCTTAAAAGAACGCGGGATTACACAAAGCATGTCCCGAAAAGGCAACTGTTACGATAACGCAGTGATCGAGAATTTCTTCGGCATCCTAAAGTCTGAATTTCTGTACCTAAAAGAATTTGAAAGTATCGAACACTTAAAGCAAGAACTTGAACGATATATTGACTACTACAATCAAAAACGAATAAAGGCAAAACTAAAAGGCATGAGTCCGGTACAATACCGAACTCATGCCTCAAATACTGCCTAA
- a CDS encoding ketopantoate reductase family protein yields the protein MKFLVVGAGGVGGYIGGRLAEKGNDVTFLVRQKRAEQLKETGLVIHSEKGEVSFQPALITAGEIGQFDVVIIASKAYSLEQVIDDVKPFINCESVIIPFLNGYRHYEQLFTAFSKEQVLGGLCFIESALDHKGEIHHTSASHRFVFGEWNGERTERITALKEAFSDVKAEVIISGHIEKDIWKKYLFIAAQAGITTLFQRPLGPILASEGGRQTAQTLIGEIGAILRKEGVPADPDLEEESFRTMTNMSYHMKSSMLRDMENGQTTEGDHLHGFLLGKAKRLSLAAPILETVYANLQMYEAEK from the coding sequence ATGAAGTTTTTAGTTGTCGGAGCAGGAGGAGTAGGCGGGTATATTGGCGGGCGCCTTGCAGAGAAAGGCAATGATGTGACATTTCTCGTACGCCAAAAAAGAGCTGAGCAGCTAAAAGAAACCGGGCTTGTCATCCACAGTGAAAAGGGGGAAGTATCATTCCAGCCCGCATTAATCACTGCCGGAGAAATAGGGCAGTTTGACGTCGTGATCATTGCTTCTAAAGCGTATTCACTTGAGCAAGTGATCGATGATGTCAAACCGTTTATCAATTGCGAATCTGTCATTATCCCTTTTTTAAACGGGTACCGTCACTACGAGCAGCTGTTTACGGCATTTTCAAAAGAACAGGTGCTGGGCGGTTTGTGTTTTATAGAAAGTGCCCTAGATCACAAGGGAGAAATTCATCATACGAGTGCATCCCATCGTTTTGTATTCGGAGAGTGGAACGGTGAGCGTACGGAACGAATAACAGCGCTTAAAGAGGCATTTTCAGACGTCAAGGCAGAAGTCATCATCAGCGGGCATATTGAGAAGGACATTTGGAAAAAGTATCTGTTTATTGCGGCGCAAGCGGGGATTACAACATTATTTCAAAGGCCGCTTGGCCCGATACTTGCATCAGAAGGCGGACGTCAGACGGCGCAAACTCTTATTGGGGAAATTGGCGCTATTCTGCGAAAAGAAGGCGTTCCGGCTGATCCGGATCTTGAGGAAGAGAGCTTCCGTACGATGACAAACATGTCTTATCATATGAAGTCCTCCATGCTTCGGGATATGGAAAACGGTCAAACGACTGAAGGCGACCACCTGCACGGCTTTTTACTTGGAAAAGCAAAACGTTTATCTCTAGCAGCACCTATATTAGAAACGGTTTATGCCAATCTGCAAATGTATGAAGCAGAAAAATAA
- the sipT gene encoding signal peptidase I sipT has product MTEEKNTKTEEAAKKKTNTYLEWGKAIVIAVLLALLIRHFLFEPYLVEGSSMYPTLHDGERLFVNKTVNYIGELERGDIVIIDGETSKIHYVKRLIGKPGESVQMKDDTLYINGKKVAEPYLSQNKKEAEKLGVSLTGDFGPVKVPEGKYFVMGDNRLNSMDSRNGLGLIAEKRIVGTSKFVFFPFNEMRQTK; this is encoded by the coding sequence TTGACCGAGGAAAAAAACACGAAAACTGAAGAAGCGGCAAAGAAAAAAACCAATACGTACTTGGAATGGGGAAAAGCAATTGTCATCGCTGTCCTGCTGGCTCTCTTGATCCGTCACTTTTTGTTTGAACCTTATTTAGTCGAAGGTTCATCTATGTATCCCACATTACACGACGGCGAAAGGCTGTTTGTGAATAAAACAGTCAATTATATCGGCGAACTGGAACGCGGAGATATCGTCATTATCGATGGTGAGACGTCTAAAATCCATTACGTCAAAAGATTGATCGGAAAGCCTGGGGAATCCGTTCAAATGAAGGATGATACGCTTTATATAAACGGAAAAAAAGTAGCCGAGCCTTACTTGTCTCAAAATAAAAAGGAAGCAGAAAAACTTGGTGTGAGTCTGACTGGCGACTTTGGGCCGGTTAAGGTTCCCGAAGGCAAATATTTTGTTATGGGAGATAACCGGCTGAATTCAATGGACAGCCGAAATGGGCTGGGGCTGATTGCGGAAAAACGGATTGTCGGCACATCGAAGTTTGTCTTTTTCCCGTTTAATGAAATGCGCCAAACAAAATAA
- a CDS encoding ABC-F family ATP-binding cassette domain-containing protein — protein MIAVNNVSLRFADRKLFEDVNIKFTPGNCYGLIGANGAGKSTFLKVLSGEIEPQTGDVHMSPGERLAVLKQNHFEYEEYEVLKVVIMGHKRLYEVMQEKDAIYMKPDFSDEDGIRAAELEGEFAELNGWEAESEAAILLKGLGISEDLHAKKMEDLGGSEKVKVLLAQALFGKPDVLLLDEPTNHLDLQAIQWLEEFLINFENTVIVVSHDRHFLNKVCTHIADLDFNKIQIYVGNYDFWYESSQLALKLSQEANKKKEEQIKQLQEFVARFSANASKSKQATSRKKLLDKITLDDIKPSSRRYPYVNFTPEREIGNDVLQVEGLTKTIDGVKVLDNVSFIMNREDKIAFTGRNEQAVTTLFKIISGEMEADSGTFKWGVTTSQAYFPKDNSEYFEGSDLNLVDWLRQYSPHDQSESFLRGFLGRMLFSGEEVHKKSNVLSGGEKVRCMLSKAMLSGANILILDEPTNHLDLESITALNNGLISFKGAMLFTSHDHQFVQTIANRIIEITPNGIVDKQMSYDEFLENADVQKKLAELYA, from the coding sequence ATGATCGCTGTAAATAATGTAAGCTTGCGGTTTGCGGATCGCAAGTTATTTGAAGATGTCAATATTAAATTCACCCCAGGCAATTGCTATGGGTTAATTGGTGCAAATGGTGCCGGGAAATCAACGTTTCTGAAAGTGCTATCTGGAGAAATCGAGCCTCAGACAGGGGACGTTCATATGAGTCCTGGCGAGCGTCTTGCTGTCTTGAAGCAGAACCATTTTGAGTACGAAGAGTATGAAGTGCTAAAAGTGGTCATTATGGGCCACAAACGCCTGTATGAAGTCATGCAGGAGAAAGATGCCATTTACATGAAGCCTGATTTCTCAGATGAGGATGGAATTCGGGCTGCTGAGTTAGAAGGCGAATTTGCTGAGCTGAACGGATGGGAAGCAGAAAGTGAAGCTGCGATCCTTCTAAAAGGCCTTGGTATCTCAGAAGACCTTCATGCGAAGAAAATGGAAGACCTTGGCGGTTCAGAGAAAGTAAAAGTGCTCTTGGCACAGGCGTTATTCGGCAAGCCGGATGTACTGCTGCTCGATGAGCCGACGAACCACTTGGACCTTCAGGCCATTCAGTGGCTGGAAGAGTTTCTGATTAACTTTGAAAACACAGTTATTGTCGTATCCCATGACCGCCACTTTTTAAATAAAGTGTGTACGCACATTGCTGACCTTGACTTTAACAAAATCCAAATCTATGTCGGAAACTATGATTTCTGGTACGAATCAAGCCAGCTGGCATTAAAGCTTTCTCAAGAAGCGAATAAGAAAAAAGAAGAGCAAATCAAACAGCTTCAAGAGTTTGTCGCTAGATTCAGCGCCAATGCGTCTAAATCTAAGCAGGCGACATCAAGAAAGAAACTTCTCGATAAAATTACGCTGGATGATATTAAACCATCTTCCCGCCGCTATCCTTATGTTAACTTTACACCGGAACGGGAAATCGGAAATGATGTTCTTCAGGTGGAAGGCTTAACGAAAACGATCGATGGCGTAAAGGTGCTCGATAATGTCAGCTTTATCATGAATAGAGAAGATAAAATTGCTTTCACTGGCCGTAACGAACAGGCTGTTACCACGCTGTTTAAAATCATTTCTGGGGAAATGGAAGCAGACAGCGGAACGTTTAAATGGGGTGTAACGACATCTCAAGCGTATTTTCCAAAAGACAACAGTGAATATTTTGAAGGCAGTGATCTGAATCTTGTAGACTGGCTTCGCCAATATTCTCCTCATGACCAAAGTGAGAGCTTTTTACGCGGTTTCTTAGGACGGATGCTGTTCTCTGGAGAAGAAGTCCACAAAAAATCAAATGTATTATCTGGGGGAGAAAAGGTTCGCTGTATGCTGTCGAAAGCAATGCTTTCCGGCGCCAATATTTTAATTTTGGATGAGCCGACCAACCATTTAGACTTGGAATCCATTACAGCGCTCAATAACGGCTTAATCAGCTTTAAAGGCGCTATGCTGTTTACATCCCATGACCATCAGTTTGTACAGACCATTGCCAACAGAATTATCGAAATTACACCTAACGGCATTGTTGATAAGCAAATGAGCTATGATGAGTTCCTTGAAAATGCTGATGTGCAGAAAAAACTGGCTGAATTATACGCGTAA
- the pfkB gene encoding 1-phosphofructokinase has protein sequence MIYTVTLNPSVDYIVHVEDFTLGGLNRSAYDTKYPGGKGINVSRLLKRHHVPSKALGFVGGFTGEYIKTFLQKENLETAFSEVKEDTRINVKLKTGDETEINGQGPTISNEDFKAFLEQFQSLQEGDIVVLAGSIPSSLPHDTYEKIAEACTKQNARVVLDISGEALMKATEMKPFLMKPNHHELGEMFGTTITSVEEAVPYGKKLVEQGAEHVIVSMAGDGALLFTKEAVYFANVPKGKLVNSVGAGDSVVAGFLAGISKQLQLEEAFRLGVTSGSATAFSEELGTEEFVQQLLPEVKVTRL, from the coding sequence ATGATTTACACTGTAACACTTAATCCATCTGTCGATTATATTGTTCACGTTGAAGATTTTACTCTAGGAGGCCTGAACCGTTCCGCATACGATACAAAGTATCCAGGGGGCAAAGGCATCAACGTATCGAGACTGCTCAAAAGACACCATGTACCGTCTAAAGCGCTCGGATTCGTCGGCGGGTTTACCGGAGAATATATCAAAACATTTTTGCAGAAAGAAAACCTGGAAACAGCTTTTTCTGAAGTGAAAGAAGATACCCGTATCAACGTTAAGCTAAAAACGGGTGATGAAACTGAAATTAACGGTCAGGGACCAACAATTTCGAATGAAGATTTCAAAGCCTTTTTAGAACAGTTCCAGTCTTTGCAAGAGGGAGATATTGTCGTCCTAGCAGGAAGCATTCCATCTTCATTGCCTCACGATACTTACGAAAAAATCGCGGAGGCCTGCACAAAGCAGAACGCGCGTGTTGTTCTGGATATCTCTGGTGAGGCGCTTATGAAAGCGACAGAAATGAAACCGTTTTTGATGAAGCCAAACCATCATGAGCTTGGAGAAATGTTCGGCACGACCATTACATCTGTTGAAGAAGCTGTCCCATATGGAAAAAAACTTGTAGAACAAGGGGCAGAACATGTAATCGTATCCATGGCAGGAGACGGAGCGCTTCTATTTACGAAAGAAGCTGTTTATTTTGCTAACGTACCGAAGGGGAAATTGGTCAACTCAGTCGGAGCGGGAGATTCCGTCGTTGCAGGCTTTTTGGCCGGTATTTCCAAACAGCTGCAGCTTGAAGAAGCATTCCGTTTAGGTGTTACATCAGGCAGCGCTACCGCGTTCTCTGAAGAACTCGGAACAGAAGAATTTGTCCAGCAGCTTCTTCCTGAAGTTAAGGTCACACGTCTATAG